From a single Nicotiana tomentosiformis chromosome 2, ASM39032v3, whole genome shotgun sequence genomic region:
- the LOC104095533 gene encoding uncharacterized protein, with translation MATVLAFSVCGAKSHSQIPHSSSIVLPQLFPIQFLRFRRNGAIPVGYSHSRSLVKAKAPLRNTRIWSATEEEGATAVVDEASAAPTTTVDQTVSVSVSPSDVLTMFFQAEGTMNEAAVPNVTKALEEIEGITDLKVQVVEGIASVELTKQTTIQATGVSSSLVETIQGSGFKLQTLNLSFQDEEDIS, from the exons ATGGCCACCGTCTTAGCATTTTCGGTTTGCGGAGCTAAATCGCATTCTCAAATTCCCCATTCTTCATCTATTGTTCTTCCCCAGTTGTTCCCAATTCAATTCCTTCGATTTCGAAGGAACGGGGCCATTCCCGTCGGCTATTCTCACTCTCGGAGTTTGGTGAAAGCCAAGGCACCTTTGAGAAATACTAGGATATGGTCCGCCACTGAGGAAGAAGGTGCCACTGCTGTTGTCGATGAAGCATCTGCTGCTCCGACAACTACCGTTGATCAGACTGTTTCTGTTTCCGTCTCCCCTTCCGATGTCCTCACCATGTTCTTTCAG GCAGAAGGAACAATGAATGAAGCAGCTGTTCCTAATGTGACTAAGGCTTTAGAG GAGATAGAAGGCATCACAGATCTCAAAGTTCAAGTTGTTGAGGGAATTGCAAGCGTGGAG TTAACAAAGCAAACGACAATACAAGCTACAGGGGTGTCTTCCAGTTTGGTTGAAACTATACAAGGTTCAGGCTTCAAGTTGCAAACATTGAATCTCAGCTTTCAGGATGAAGAAGATATTAGCTAA